One Dreissena polymorpha isolate Duluth1 chromosome 9, UMN_Dpol_1.0, whole genome shotgun sequence genomic window carries:
- the LOC127846423 gene encoding protein/nucleic acid deglycase 2-like encodes MSTKKIGILTEFNYEDIELWYPYYRLKEEGHEAFTVGPEKGKTYNSKNGYPCKAEYGIDEIQAADIDGLIIPGGFAPDYWRRDERILSLVRDLDAAGKVLASICHGPWVLISAKVIRGRKVTCFSAIKDDVENAGADYSDCPVVVDRNMVTSRLPKDLPDFCREIIALLKK; translated from the exons ATGTCAACCAAAAAGATAGGTATTTTAACGGAGTTCAACTATGAAGATATCGAACTGTGGTACCCCTATTACAGACTGAAAGAAGAGGGCCATGAGGCGTTTACAGTTGGGCCCGAAAAAGGGAAGACTTACAATTCCAAAAACGGATACCCGTGCAAAGCAGAGTACGGCATTGACGAAATACAG GCAGCGGACATAGATGGTCTGATAATCCCTGGAGGCTTTGCCCCGGACTACTGGCGTCGGGACGAGCGGATTCTCTCCCTTGTTCGTGACCTTGACGCTGCCGGAAAAGTCCTGGCGTCCATATGTCACGGCCCGTGGGTTTTAATATCCGCTAAGGTCATTAGAGGTCGGAAGGTCACGTGCTTTTCCGCGATCAAAGACGACGTGGAAAATGCTGGTGCCGATTATTCGGACTGTCCGGTTGTCGTTGACCGCAACATGGTGACGTCACGGTTGCCCAAAGATCTACCGGATTTTTGTAGAGAAATAATTGCATTGctcaaaaaataa
- the LOC127845830 gene encoding N-acyl-phosphatidylethanolamine-hydrolyzing phospholipase D-like: MFLQVKRERWFVKPGVLNLLKWKIWDSSHPIPSKEELDRVLPVKSNMDKIKHPPVDKIQVTWIGHATMLVQIEGMTILTDPVLDSFCGPIWPFGYKRYRNASSQVKDIEKLDAVIISHNHYDHLEAKAVREINAKFKDVHWFVAGGTKAWFLAMDVEDKNLTELDWWHGVEFNGVKFICTPSQHWCQRSIFDFNTYLGCSWVVKGPRHSFYFAGDTGYYEDLFKKIGEKYGPFDLAGIPIGAYTPRFITKYRHVNPEEAVKIHVDIRSKMSIGIEWGTFHLTNEHYLEPPHRLKKAMEDRVLNPSNFVCLNIGETWDVGGPREEPQFMKEKGFRCRSPLAPNGANFF; encoded by the exons atgtttttgCAAGTTAAAAGAGAACGGTGGTTTGTAAAACCAGGAGTACTGAATCTTCTTAAATGGAAGATTTGGGATAGCTCTCATCCCATTCCGAGCAAAGAG GAGCTTGATAGGGTACTTCCTGTAAAGTCCAATATGGATAAAATCAAACATCCTCCTGTAGACAAAATACAGGTCACATGGATTGGCCATGCCACAATGCTTGTTCAGATTGAGGGCATGACCATTCTTACTGACCCCGTTCTGGACTCATTTTGTGGACCGATCTGGCCGTTTGGATACAAGCGATACAGGAACGCTTCCAGTCAGGTGAAGGACATTGAAAAGCTTGATGCTGTCATCATCAGCCACAACCACTATGACCATCTGGAGGCCAAGGCAGTGAGAGAAATTAATGCAAAATTTAAGGATGTGCATTGGTTTGTTGCTGGCGGAACCAAGGCATGGTTCCTAGCTATGGACGTTGAGGATAAAAATTTGACTGAACTAGACTGGTGGCATGGAGTGGAATTCAATGGGGTGAAATTCATTTGTACGCCAAGTCAGCACTGGTGCCAGAGGAGTATATTTGACTTTAATACG TACCTCGGGTGTagttgggtggtgaaaggtccaAGGCATTCCTTCTACTTTGCAGGTGACACTGGATACTATGAAGATCTTTTCAAAAAGATTGGAGAGAAGTACGGACCATTTGATTTGGCTGGAATACCCATTGGGGCTTACACACCAAG GTTCATTACAAAGTATCGGCATGTTAATCCAGAGGAAGCTGTCAAAATCCATGTAGACATTCGGAGTAAAATGTCGATTGGTATAGAATGGGGAACTTTTCACCTTACAAATGAg catTATCTGGAGCCCCCTCACAGACTAAAGAAAGCTATGGAAGACCGCGTTTTAAACCCGAGCAACTTTGTCTGTCTGAATATCGGAGAAACGTGGGATGTTGGAGGCCCCAGGGAGGAGCCTCAGTTCATGAAGGAaaaggggttccgctgtcgatcgccattggcgccaaatggcgctaattttttttaa